The proteins below come from a single Aegilops tauschii subsp. strangulata cultivar AL8/78 chromosome 6, Aet v6.0, whole genome shotgun sequence genomic window:
- the LOC109732043 gene encoding transcription factor bHLH94: protein MALEAVVFPHEHLACSTDKVAAAMSMYAPSLGRGISIVDEFEEKGGVVLQEEVPGATAWAAAFEGNWEENHCRPGPVSPPAAVAPTRPAASGRGKASSSAAARRRRRRPKAVKNREETESQRRNHIAVERNRRRQMNDYLAVLRSAMPPSYAQRGDQASIVAGAINFVKELEQLLQSLEAQKRRRAQLASTPPFAGFFTSPQYSTGAGAGAGTADGSGDAESRRGARRGVADVEVAVAESHASVKVLAPRRPRQLVRMVVAMQCLGLTVLHLNATATADHLVFYSFSLRMEEECRLSSVDEIAAAVHQMVAEVHAGGPC, encoded by the exons ATGGCGCTGGAAGCTGTGGTGTTCCCGCATGAGCACCTCGCGTGCAGCACGGACAAGGTGGCCGCGGCGATGTCCATGTACGCGCCGTCGCTGGGCCGCGGCATCAGCATTGTCGACGAGTTCGAGGAGAAGGGCGGCGTGGTGCTCCAAGAAGAGGTGCCCGGCGCCACCGCCTGGGCCGCGGCCTTCGAGGGGAACTGGGAGGAGAATCACTGCCGGCCTGGGCCCGTGTCGCCGCCGGCTGCTGTCGCCCCGACAAGGCCCGCAGCGTCCGGCCGCGGCAAGGCCTCGTCGTCCGCGGccgcgcggaggcggcggcggcgccccaAGGCGGTGAAGAACAGGGAGGAGACGGAGAGCCAGCGGCGCAACCACATCGCCGTGGAGCGCAACCGGCGGCGCCAGATGAACGACTACCTGGCCGTGCTCCGGTCCGCCATGCCGCCCTCCTACGCGCAGCGG GGTGACCAGGCGTCGATCGTGGCCGGGGCCATCAACTTCGTCAAGGAGCTGGAGCAGCTGCTGCAGTCGCTGGAGGCGCAGAAGCGGCGGCGCGCGCAGCTGGCGTCGACGCCGCCGTTCGCCGGGTTCTTCACGTCCCCTCAGTATTCTACGggtgcgggcgcgggcgcgggcacTGCCGACGGCTCCGGGGACGCCGAGAGCCGCCGCGGGGCCCGGCGGGGCGTGGCCGACGTGGAGGTGGCCGTGGCGGAGAGCCACGCGAGCGTGAAGGTGCTGGCGCCGCGGCGGCCGAGGCAGCTGGTGAGGATGGTGGTGGCGATGCAGTGCCTTGGCCTCACCGTGCTCCACCTCaacgccaccgccaccgccgaccACCTGGTCTTCTACTCCTTCAGCCTCAGG ATGGAGGAGGAGTGCCGGCTGTCATCGGTGGACGAGATCGCGGCGGCGGTGCACCAGATGGTCGCCGAGGTGCACGCCGGAGGACCGTGCTAG
- the LOC141026139 gene encoding uncharacterized protein, translating into MGFRDLALFNQAMLVWDEIKAAFGIKLFRSSFSSPKQWLFDLLAHGSDRDISIITVALWHIWEARNSARNEPVAPPLKRTAARARAYSEMILLHLFKSGCAAPSVSPASSSGWSPPPPGTLLLSSDAVVVVERNLSAVGVVVQDHTGQCVAAASEPLPGVSSPELAEALAVRRAVLLAHQENYSHVVIHYDCLLVIQRLRSSAQDRSMVGSIISDIKTDG; encoded by the exons ATGGGGTTCAGGGACTTGGCGCTCTTTAACCAGGCGATGCTCG TTTGGGATGAGATCAAGGCTGCTTTTGGGATCAAACTGTTTCGCTCATCCTTCAGCTCCCCCAAGCAATGGTTGTTTGACTTGCTCGCGCACGGTTCCGATCGAGACATATCCATCATCACGGTGGCATTGTGGCACATTTGGGAGGCCAGGAATTCTGCCCGGAATGAGCCAGTGGCTCCTCCTCTGAAACGCACAGCTGCGAGGGCGCGGGCTTACTCGGAGATGATCCTTCTGCACCTCTTCAAATCTGGGTGTGCAGCTCCATCGGTGTCACCGGCTTCTAGCTCGGGGTGGTCTCCTCCTCCGCCAGGTACACTGCTCCTTTCTTCAGATGCCGTAGTCGTCGTGGAGCGGAACTTGTCGGCGGTGGGTGTTGTGGTTCAGGACCACACCGGCCAGTGTGTGGCGGCGGCCTCTGAACCACTCCCTGGTGTTTCTTCCCCTGAACTGGCTGAAGCGCTGGCTGTTCGCCGGGCTGTTCTGTTGGCTCACCAGGAGAACTACTCGCATGTGGTCATTCATTATGATTGCCTCTTGGTGATCCAAAGGCTGCGATCTTCGGCCCAGGACCGGTCCATGGTGGGATCGATCATTTCTGACATCAAGACAGATGGCTAG
- the LOC109732044 gene encoding RING-H2 finger protein ATL32, producing the protein MDALCLLAALLACALASSGSAQPADPQQGSYGNDVADQDMRISTTMVALLAAVVAVFFFILASIIYLRHCTGYSYPHAPRPDDSRGSGPGAGFSSFIARRQQRRAATRGLDAEVVEAFPTMRYAEAKALRVGRKAAPPLECAVCLSEFEDEDRLRLLPKCSHAFHPDCIGEWLASHVTCPVCRRNLDPSKDGGSDDEASNPPVLEANSTSSEIAVVRHHQADGARAPAVVIDVVTEEEAEQRRKEAMELQRIGTQRRAMRSRSRPAGTKAAKLVRSYSAGHSLAVVRLDRDLERFTLRLPEHVRREMVAAAGEQSSHRRAQRAGRWPSFLRYTRTLSGRFFSTPRRTESSEGGEVSSSSSTRTRGKRVAAVDFLEGSPLGGGVSGAKVGSVAGDVDKAASRQVRT; encoded by the coding sequence ATGGACGCGCTCTGCCTGCTCGCCGCGCTCCTGGCGTGCGCGCTCGCGTCGTCCGGCAGCGCGCAGCCGGCGGACCCGCAGCAGGGGAGCTACGGCAACGATGTGGCCGACCAGGATATGCGCATCAGCACGACCATGGTCGCGCTGCTGGCCGCCGTCGTCGCGGTGTTCTTCTTCATCCTCGCCTCCATCATCTACCTCCGCCACTGCACCGGCTACTCGTACCCCCACGCCCCGCGGCCGGACGACTCCCGCGGCTCCGGCCCCGGCGCCGGCTTCTCGAGCTTCATCGCCAGGCGGCAGCAGCGGCGGGCGGCGACGCGCGGGCTGGACGCCGAGGTGGTCGAGGCGTTCCCCACCATGCGGTACGCGGAGGCCAAGGCGCTGCGCGTGGGGAGGAAGGCGGCGCCCCCGCTCGAGTGCGCGGTGTGCCTCAGCGAGTTCGAGGACGAGGACAGGCTCCGGCTGCTGCCCAAGTGCAGCCACGCCTTCCACCCGGACTGCATCGGCGAGTGGCTCGCCAGCCACGTCACCTGCCCGGTCTGCCGCCGCAACCTCGACCCTAGCAAGGACGGCGGCAGCGACGACGAGGCGAGTAACCCCCCGGTGCTGGAAGCCAACAGCACCTCCAGCGAAATCGCCGTGGTTCGGCACCACCAGGCAGACGGCGCGCGGGCACCGGCCGTGGTCATCGACGTGGTGACAgaggaggaggccgagcagcGCCGGAAGGAGGCGATGGAGCTGCAGCGGATAGGGACCCAGCGGCGCGCGATGCGGTCGCGGTCGCGGCCGGCCGGGACGAAGGCCGCGAAGCTTGTCCGGTCGTACTCGGCCGGCCACTCCCTCGCCGTAGTCCGGCTCGACCGCGACCTGGAGCGGTTCACGCTGCGGCTGCCGGAGCACGTGCGCAGGGAGATGGTCGCCGCTGCCGGGGAGCAGAGCTCGCACCGTCGCGCACAGAGAGCCGGCAGATGGCCATCGTTCCTAAGGTACACCAGGACGTTGTCGGGAAGGTTCTTCTCGACGCCGAGGAGGACGGAAAGCTCCGAGGGAGGGGAGGTGTCCTCGTCATCGTCGACGAGGACTAGAGGGAAGCGCGTCGCCGCCGTTGATTTCCTCGAAGGTTCTCCTCTGGGCGGCGGCGTGTCCGGTGCCAAAGTCGGCTCTGTGGCCGGCGATGTCGACAAGGCAGCTAGCCGGCAGGTTCGAACGTAG